From a single Porites lutea chromosome 10, jaPorLute2.1, whole genome shotgun sequence genomic region:
- the LOC140950037 gene encoding sodium/potassium/calcium exchanger 4-like isoform X3 produces MYWRRERKRFTSSSPLRKCGLLCRRILVISLFVGCGLMFKALITGLEWSDESVFQSRHLLSTVEWETCNFEIGHERNYSNRESWTAPRKAYAWLALHIFLILVIFVALAIICDDFFVPSLEAISEKLDLSEDVAGATFMAAGSSAPELFTSVAGVTVESDVGIGTIVGSAVFNLLVIIALTAALAGKVLQLDWRPLMRDSFCYALSIGVFSWFAWDGKFELYESVILLVLYILYIILMKFNTKLMNLMAGTKVISRDEELPLNPYTLHKGGQVSPAQQTEVTQFTSSEIEIQADQNSQTSSAGVLHGRQGTPAGKLPPIKSVESNLAEGDQANQFLTTGSSHTKGRFAHANKGQLSRSFAHRRSSVGFHGHVEGIRLKSVAQQQVLKEYRRRSDMIQQQQPTVAIVHVDSNGNTHTVPLDDEKITSGIDEVDEEQGEQTMKPCPCLPAVSAEYPEFPEDGGCWAAFKYVLGWILFLISFPFICAFTWTIPDCSKPHNRKYFLASFIMSIVWIAILSFGMVTLVGRSGCILSVDKFTMGLVVIAIGTSVPDALSSILVARDGFGDMAVSNAIGSNVFDINLGIGLPFVIRGLIDNFEAIHLLSKEEEDMFLSGDIVMVPHVKFGFILLLILLIALGIFAASHFRLNRLIGSSFFFMYIAFVVYAYLQDMLCDYDC; encoded by the exons ATGTACTGGCGTAGAGAACGAAAGAGGTTTACATCAAGTTCGCCGCTTCGAAAATGTGGTTTGCTGTGCCGTCGGATTTTGGTGATATCATTGTTCGTTGGTTGCGGTTTAATGTTTAAAGCGCTGATAACAGGATTGGAATGGAGCGACG AATCTGTTTTTCAATCAAGGCATCTGCTGTCAACGGTGGAGTGGGAAACGTGCAACTTTGAAATAGGCCACGAGAGAAACTACTCTAATCGAGAGTCTTGGACCGCGCCCCGTAAGGCTTATGCCTGGCTAGCATTGCACATATTTCTTATTCTTGTTATCTTTGTAG cgCTTGCGATTATTTGCGACGACTTTTTTGTACCGTCATTAGAAGCTATCTCGGAAAAACTTGATTTGTCCGAGGATGTTGCGGGTGCAACCTTCATGGCGGCGGGTTCCTCTGCACCAGAACTTTTTACCTCCGTTGCTGGAGTCACGGTTGAAAGCGATGTTGGAATTGGGACAATAGTAGG GAGTGCAGTATTCAACCTGCTTGTAATTATTGCCCTTACTGCGGCTTTGGCTGGAAAG GTTCTGCAGTTGGACTGGAGACCGCTAATGAGAGACTCTTTCTGCTATGCCTTGTCAATAGGTGTTTTCTCGTGGTTCGCGTGGGATGGCAAGTTTGAGCTTTACGAGTCTGTAATTCTTCTAGTCCTTTACATTCTTTACATTATTCTGATGAAGTTCAACACCAAGTTAATGAATCTTATGGCTGGTACAAA AGTTATCTCAAGAGATGAGGAGCTTCCGCTGAATCCTTACACACT gcacAAGGGAGGACAGGTTAGTCCGGCTCAACAAACAGAAGTGACGCAATTTACGAGCAGTGAAATTGAGATTCAGGCTGACCAAAATTCCCAAACTTCTTCAGCTGGTGTGCTTCACGGTCGCCAGGGAACACCAGCCGGCAAACTACCTCCCATAAAATCTGTG GAAAGTAACTTAGCAGAGGGAGACCAAGCTAACCAATTCTTAACAACCGGCTCTAGTCACACCAAAGGCAGATTCGCTCACGCTAACAAAGGACAACTTTCTAGGTCATTT GCACATCGAAGGAGCTCAGTTGGATTCCATGGCCATGTAGAAGGAATTAGACTCAAATCCGTGGCACAGCAACAGGTTCTAAAGGAGTACAGGCGACGGTCAGATATGATCCAACAGCAACAGCCTACGGTCGCTATTGTCCACGTTGACTCCAACGGCAACACGCATACGGTACCTTTGgatgatgaaaaaattacctCTGGGATCGATGAAGTAGACGAGGAACAGGGGGAACAAACCATGAAGCCTTGCCCTTGTTTACCTGCGGTATCTGCCGAGTATCCAGAGTTTCCCGAGGATGGAGGCTGTTGGGCAGCGTTTAAGTACGTTTTGGGCTGGATCTTGTTCCTGATAAGCTTTCCATTCATTTGTGCGTTCACTTGGACCATTCCAGATTGTAGTAAGCCACATAACCGAAAGTACTTCCTCGCTTCCTTCATCATGTCCATCGTTTGGATAGCGATCTTAAGCTTTGGCATGGTCACCTTGGTTGGACGGTCAGGATGTATTCTCAGCGTGGACAAGTTTACCATGGGTTTGGTGGTCATTGCTATTGGTACCAGTGTTCCG GACGCTCTGAGTTCCATCCTTGTTGCTCGTGATGGATTTGGAGACATGGCCGTGTCAAACGCCATTGGTTCAAACGTGTTTGACATAAATCTTGGCATTGGGCTACCATTTGTCATCAGGGGCTTGATTGATAACTTTGAAGCTATACATTTGCTCTCGAAAGAGGAAGAG GATATGTTCCTCTCAGGGGATATTGTAATGGTACCACATGTAAAATTTGGTTTTATTCTGCTGCTGATTCTTCTAATCGCACTGGGGATTTTTGCCGCCTCGCATTTTAGACTCAACAGGCTAATTGGTAGCTCGTTTTTCTTCATGTATATTGCCTTTGTAGTCTACGCCTACCTCCAAGATATGTTATGTGACTACGATTGCTGA
- the LOC140950037 gene encoding sodium/potassium/calcium exchanger 4-like isoform X1 — MYWRRERKRFTSSSPLRKCGLLCRRILVISLFVGCGLMFKALITGLEWSDESVFQSRHLLSTVEWETCNFEIGHERNYSNRESWTAPRKAYAWLALHIFLILVIFVALAIICDDFFVPSLEAISEKLDLSEDVAGATFMAAGSSAPELFTSVAGVTVESDVGIGTIVGSAVFNLLVIIALTAALAGKVLQLDWRPLMRDSFCYALSIGVFSWFAWDGKFELYESVILLVLYILYIILMKFNTKLMNLMAGTKVISRDEELPLNPYTLHKGGQVSPAQQTEVTQFTSSEIEIQADQNSQTSSAGVLHGRQGTPAGKLPPIKSVESNLAEGDQANQFLTTGSSHTKGRFAHANKGQLSRSFINLSLGHSHHRSVPPSVKPRLSMSFPGLRDLYDDPKAHRRSSVGFHGHVEGIRLKSVAQQQVLKEYRRRSDMIQQQQPTVAIVHVDSNGNTHTVPLDDEKITSGIDEVDEEQGEQTMKPCPCLPAVSAEYPEFPEDGGCWAAFKYVLGWILFLISFPFICAFTWTIPDCSKPHNRKYFLASFIMSIVWIAILSFGMVTLVGRSGCILSVDKFTMGLVVIAIGTSVPDALSSILVARDGFGDMAVSNAIGSNVFDINLGIGLPFVIRGLIDNFEAIHLLSKEEEDMFLSGDIVMVPHVKFGFILLLILLIALGIFAASHFRLNRLIGSSFFFMYIAFVVYAYLQDMLCDYDC, encoded by the exons ATGTACTGGCGTAGAGAACGAAAGAGGTTTACATCAAGTTCGCCGCTTCGAAAATGTGGTTTGCTGTGCCGTCGGATTTTGGTGATATCATTGTTCGTTGGTTGCGGTTTAATGTTTAAAGCGCTGATAACAGGATTGGAATGGAGCGACG AATCTGTTTTTCAATCAAGGCATCTGCTGTCAACGGTGGAGTGGGAAACGTGCAACTTTGAAATAGGCCACGAGAGAAACTACTCTAATCGAGAGTCTTGGACCGCGCCCCGTAAGGCTTATGCCTGGCTAGCATTGCACATATTTCTTATTCTTGTTATCTTTGTAG cgCTTGCGATTATTTGCGACGACTTTTTTGTACCGTCATTAGAAGCTATCTCGGAAAAACTTGATTTGTCCGAGGATGTTGCGGGTGCAACCTTCATGGCGGCGGGTTCCTCTGCACCAGAACTTTTTACCTCCGTTGCTGGAGTCACGGTTGAAAGCGATGTTGGAATTGGGACAATAGTAGG GAGTGCAGTATTCAACCTGCTTGTAATTATTGCCCTTACTGCGGCTTTGGCTGGAAAG GTTCTGCAGTTGGACTGGAGACCGCTAATGAGAGACTCTTTCTGCTATGCCTTGTCAATAGGTGTTTTCTCGTGGTTCGCGTGGGATGGCAAGTTTGAGCTTTACGAGTCTGTAATTCTTCTAGTCCTTTACATTCTTTACATTATTCTGATGAAGTTCAACACCAAGTTAATGAATCTTATGGCTGGTACAAA AGTTATCTCAAGAGATGAGGAGCTTCCGCTGAATCCTTACACACT gcacAAGGGAGGACAGGTTAGTCCGGCTCAACAAACAGAAGTGACGCAATTTACGAGCAGTGAAATTGAGATTCAGGCTGACCAAAATTCCCAAACTTCTTCAGCTGGTGTGCTTCACGGTCGCCAGGGAACACCAGCCGGCAAACTACCTCCCATAAAATCTGTG GAAAGTAACTTAGCAGAGGGAGACCAAGCTAACCAATTCTTAACAACCGGCTCTAGTCACACCAAAGGCAGATTCGCTCACGCTAACAAAGGACAACTTTCTAGGTCATTT ATTAATCTATCCTTGGGGCACAGCCATCATCGGTCTGTACCGCCTTCTGTCAAGCCTCGATTGTCAATGTCGTTTCCGGGTCTAAGAGATCTTTATGACGACCCTAAGGCACATCGAAGGAGCTCAGTTGGATTCCATGGCCATGTAGAAGGAATTAGACTCAAATCCGTGGCACAGCAACAGGTTCTAAAGGAGTACAGGCGACGGTCAGATATGATCCAACAGCAACAGCCTACGGTCGCTATTGTCCACGTTGACTCCAACGGCAACACGCATACGGTACCTTTGgatgatgaaaaaattacctCTGGGATCGATGAAGTAGACGAGGAACAGGGGGAACAAACCATGAAGCCTTGCCCTTGTTTACCTGCGGTATCTGCCGAGTATCCAGAGTTTCCCGAGGATGGAGGCTGTTGGGCAGCGTTTAAGTACGTTTTGGGCTGGATCTTGTTCCTGATAAGCTTTCCATTCATTTGTGCGTTCACTTGGACCATTCCAGATTGTAGTAAGCCACATAACCGAAAGTACTTCCTCGCTTCCTTCATCATGTCCATCGTTTGGATAGCGATCTTAAGCTTTGGCATGGTCACCTTGGTTGGACGGTCAGGATGTATTCTCAGCGTGGACAAGTTTACCATGGGTTTGGTGGTCATTGCTATTGGTACCAGTGTTCCG GACGCTCTGAGTTCCATCCTTGTTGCTCGTGATGGATTTGGAGACATGGCCGTGTCAAACGCCATTGGTTCAAACGTGTTTGACATAAATCTTGGCATTGGGCTACCATTTGTCATCAGGGGCTTGATTGATAACTTTGAAGCTATACATTTGCTCTCGAAAGAGGAAGAG GATATGTTCCTCTCAGGGGATATTGTAATGGTACCACATGTAAAATTTGGTTTTATTCTGCTGCTGATTCTTCTAATCGCACTGGGGATTTTTGCCGCCTCGCATTTTAGACTCAACAGGCTAATTGGTAGCTCGTTTTTCTTCATGTATATTGCCTTTGTAGTCTACGCCTACCTCCAAGATATGTTATGTGACTACGATTGCTGA
- the LOC140950037 gene encoding sodium/potassium/calcium exchanger 4-like isoform X2, whose product MYWRRERKRFTSSSPLRKCGLLCRRILVISLFVGCGLMFKALITGLEWSDESVFQSRHLLSTVEWETCNFEIGHERNYSNRESWTAPRKAYAWLALHIFLILVIFVALAIICDDFFVPSLEAISEKLDLSEDVAGATFMAAGSSAPELFTSVAGVTVESDVGIGTIVGSAVFNLLVIIALTAALAGKVLQLDWRPLMRDSFCYALSIGVFSWFAWDGKFELYESVILLVLYILYIILMKFNTKLMNLMAGTKHKGGQVSPAQQTEVTQFTSSEIEIQADQNSQTSSAGVLHGRQGTPAGKLPPIKSVESNLAEGDQANQFLTTGSSHTKGRFAHANKGQLSRSFINLSLGHSHHRSVPPSVKPRLSMSFPGLRDLYDDPKAHRRSSVGFHGHVEGIRLKSVAQQQVLKEYRRRSDMIQQQQPTVAIVHVDSNGNTHTVPLDDEKITSGIDEVDEEQGEQTMKPCPCLPAVSAEYPEFPEDGGCWAAFKYVLGWILFLISFPFICAFTWTIPDCSKPHNRKYFLASFIMSIVWIAILSFGMVTLVGRSGCILSVDKFTMGLVVIAIGTSVPDALSSILVARDGFGDMAVSNAIGSNVFDINLGIGLPFVIRGLIDNFEAIHLLSKEEEDMFLSGDIVMVPHVKFGFILLLILLIALGIFAASHFRLNRLIGSSFFFMYIAFVVYAYLQDMLCDYDC is encoded by the exons ATGTACTGGCGTAGAGAACGAAAGAGGTTTACATCAAGTTCGCCGCTTCGAAAATGTGGTTTGCTGTGCCGTCGGATTTTGGTGATATCATTGTTCGTTGGTTGCGGTTTAATGTTTAAAGCGCTGATAACAGGATTGGAATGGAGCGACG AATCTGTTTTTCAATCAAGGCATCTGCTGTCAACGGTGGAGTGGGAAACGTGCAACTTTGAAATAGGCCACGAGAGAAACTACTCTAATCGAGAGTCTTGGACCGCGCCCCGTAAGGCTTATGCCTGGCTAGCATTGCACATATTTCTTATTCTTGTTATCTTTGTAG cgCTTGCGATTATTTGCGACGACTTTTTTGTACCGTCATTAGAAGCTATCTCGGAAAAACTTGATTTGTCCGAGGATGTTGCGGGTGCAACCTTCATGGCGGCGGGTTCCTCTGCACCAGAACTTTTTACCTCCGTTGCTGGAGTCACGGTTGAAAGCGATGTTGGAATTGGGACAATAGTAGG GAGTGCAGTATTCAACCTGCTTGTAATTATTGCCCTTACTGCGGCTTTGGCTGGAAAG GTTCTGCAGTTGGACTGGAGACCGCTAATGAGAGACTCTTTCTGCTATGCCTTGTCAATAGGTGTTTTCTCGTGGTTCGCGTGGGATGGCAAGTTTGAGCTTTACGAGTCTGTAATTCTTCTAGTCCTTTACATTCTTTACATTATTCTGATGAAGTTCAACACCAAGTTAATGAATCTTATGGCTGGTACAAA gcacAAGGGAGGACAGGTTAGTCCGGCTCAACAAACAGAAGTGACGCAATTTACGAGCAGTGAAATTGAGATTCAGGCTGACCAAAATTCCCAAACTTCTTCAGCTGGTGTGCTTCACGGTCGCCAGGGAACACCAGCCGGCAAACTACCTCCCATAAAATCTGTG GAAAGTAACTTAGCAGAGGGAGACCAAGCTAACCAATTCTTAACAACCGGCTCTAGTCACACCAAAGGCAGATTCGCTCACGCTAACAAAGGACAACTTTCTAGGTCATTT ATTAATCTATCCTTGGGGCACAGCCATCATCGGTCTGTACCGCCTTCTGTCAAGCCTCGATTGTCAATGTCGTTTCCGGGTCTAAGAGATCTTTATGACGACCCTAAGGCACATCGAAGGAGCTCAGTTGGATTCCATGGCCATGTAGAAGGAATTAGACTCAAATCCGTGGCACAGCAACAGGTTCTAAAGGAGTACAGGCGACGGTCAGATATGATCCAACAGCAACAGCCTACGGTCGCTATTGTCCACGTTGACTCCAACGGCAACACGCATACGGTACCTTTGgatgatgaaaaaattacctCTGGGATCGATGAAGTAGACGAGGAACAGGGGGAACAAACCATGAAGCCTTGCCCTTGTTTACCTGCGGTATCTGCCGAGTATCCAGAGTTTCCCGAGGATGGAGGCTGTTGGGCAGCGTTTAAGTACGTTTTGGGCTGGATCTTGTTCCTGATAAGCTTTCCATTCATTTGTGCGTTCACTTGGACCATTCCAGATTGTAGTAAGCCACATAACCGAAAGTACTTCCTCGCTTCCTTCATCATGTCCATCGTTTGGATAGCGATCTTAAGCTTTGGCATGGTCACCTTGGTTGGACGGTCAGGATGTATTCTCAGCGTGGACAAGTTTACCATGGGTTTGGTGGTCATTGCTATTGGTACCAGTGTTCCG GACGCTCTGAGTTCCATCCTTGTTGCTCGTGATGGATTTGGAGACATGGCCGTGTCAAACGCCATTGGTTCAAACGTGTTTGACATAAATCTTGGCATTGGGCTACCATTTGTCATCAGGGGCTTGATTGATAACTTTGAAGCTATACATTTGCTCTCGAAAGAGGAAGAG GATATGTTCCTCTCAGGGGATATTGTAATGGTACCACATGTAAAATTTGGTTTTATTCTGCTGCTGATTCTTCTAATCGCACTGGGGATTTTTGCCGCCTCGCATTTTAGACTCAACAGGCTAATTGGTAGCTCGTTTTTCTTCATGTATATTGCCTTTGTAGTCTACGCCTACCTCCAAGATATGTTATGTGACTACGATTGCTGA
- the LOC140950038 gene encoding uncharacterized protein, protein MADVEEQTRRNELEAEMSRFEQEIAEHPVARPVIATNTFRMASKAIENTPKPLPTQQIPNNHFTPRHQTPHPPPLLQPPLSNQMPPHMQVPVQHHMQVPPNQLPAPPMPPAMNLPPGVQPMVPQMVPNPGLPVGPVMAPPGLPMVPMPMPVGVPVAMPGVPVAGPVTPTMPMMTAEEQKEWESTYSQSGAAAEGKEKKKTKEKKFIRVAGDTVWEDSSLSEWEQDDFRVFCGDLGNEVTDEILTRNFSKYPSFLKAKVVRDKKTNKSKGYGFLSFKDPNDFIKAMREMNGKYIGNRPIKLRKSTWKDRSIDVVKKKQKEKKRLGYR, encoded by the exons ATGGCTGATGTTGAGGAACAGACACGGCGAAATGAATTGGAAGCCGAAATGTCACG GTTTGAACAAGAAATTGCAGAACATCCTGTAGCAAGGCCAGTTATAGCCACAAATACTTTTCGCATGGCCTCCAAAGCAATCGAAAACACTCCCAAACCCTTACCCACTCAACAGATTCCTAATAATCATTTCACACCAAGACATCAGACTCCACACCCACCTCCTTTACTACAACCTCCGCTCTCAAATCAAATGCCACCTCACATGCAGGTTCCAGTACAACATCACATGCAAGTCCCACCAAATCAATTACCTGCACCACCAATGCCACCCGCGATGAACCTCCCTCCTGGGGTCCAGCCCATGGTACCTCAGATGGTTCCTAATCCTGGGCTTCCTGTAGGCCCTGTTATGGCTCCACCTGGGCTACCTATGGTTCCAATGCCTATGCCTGTAGGGGTACCTGTGGCAATGCCAGGGGTACCCGTGGCAGGGCCAGTCACTCCCACTATGCCAATGATGACTGCAGAGGAGCAAAAGGAATGGGAATCAACTTATTCACAGAGTGGAGCTGCTGctgagggaaaagaaaaaaagaaaaccaaagagAAAAAGTTTATAAGAGTTGCTGGAGACACAGTGTGGGAGGATAGCTCATTATCAGAATGGGAACAAG acGACTTCCGAGTGTTTTGTGGTGATCTGGGTAATGAAGTCACTGATGAGATTTTGACAAGGAATTTCTCAAAGTATCCATCTTTCCTGAAAGCAAAAGTTGTCCGtgacaaaaagacaaataaaagcaAGGGATATGGTTTTCTCAGTTTTAAGGATCCCAATGATTTTATCAAGGCTATGAGAGAAATGAATG gcaAATATATAGGCAACCGCCCAATCAAATTAAGGAAAAGCACTTGGAAAGACCGAAGTATAGACGTtgtcaagaagaaacaaaaagaaaagaagcgcTTGGGATACAGATAA